The Mesorhizobium loti DNA segment TGGCGTAGCCGGCGCCAGGCTTGGTCTGATCCGAGGTGAGATCCGTGCTCGCTCCGGAAGGCTTGTTCTGGTTGTTGCCAGATCCGCTGATTGTCTTGAGGACGTTCAGCAGGTCTGTCGTCACCGAAGTCGCCGCAAGGCTGACCAGTTGGCCGAACGACGCATGCTTGCCGGGATCACTGCCGCCGTCAGTCGAGCCGGACTGCAGGAAATTCGTCGTGTCCTTGAGCCCGATCGTGCTGGCCGTGACGTTGGCTTTGTGACCAGGGCCGTTTTCGGCATTGTTATGGTTCCCGGAATTGCCAGGCGCATCCTGATCTCCATTGCCAAAGCCGTTATTGCCATGACCACCAGTACCACCACCCGAACCGGTTCCTCCGGTCGGGCCTGTCGGACCTTGCGAGCCTGTTGCACCAGTCGCACCCGTTGCCCCAGTCGAACCTGTGGCACCAGTCGAGCCTGTTGCGCCGGTAGAGCCGGTTGCTCCGGTGTCGCCAGTGGCACCGGTCGCACCAGTCGCTCCGGTATCACCAGTGGCACCCGTGGCGCCGGTCGCGCCGGTATCGCCAGTTGCACCCGTGGCTCCGGTCGCGCCGGTGTCGCCAGTTGCTCCGGTCGCACCCGTCGCTCCGGTATCCCCAGTTGCACCCGTGGCTCCGGTCGCGCCGGTGTCGCCAGTTGCACCCGTGGCTCCGGTCGCGCCGGTATCGCCAGTTGCTCCGGTCGCACCAGTCGCTCCGGTATCGCCAGTGGCACCCGTGGCTCCGGTCGCGCCGGTATCGCCAGTTGCACCCGTGGCTCCGGTCGCGCCGGTGTCGCCAGTTGCTCCGGTCGCACCAGTCGCTCCGGTATCGCCGGTGGCACCCGTGGCTCCGGTTGCGCCGGTGTCGCCAGTTGCCCCGGTCGCACCAGTCGCTCCGGTATCACCGGTGGCACCAGTTGCTCCGGTCGCGCCGGTATCGCCAGTTGCTCCGGTCGCACCAGTCGCTCCGGTATCACCAGTGGCACCCGTGGCTCCGGTTGCGCCGGTATCGCCAGTTGCTCCGGTGTCGCCAGTTGCCCCGGTCGCACCAGTCGCTCCGGTATCACCAGTTGCACCCGTGGCTCCGGTTGCGCCGATCGCACCAGTCGCTCCGGTATCACCAGTTGCACCCGTGGCTCCGGTCGCTCCGGTGTCGCCAGTTGCTCCGGTCGCACCAGTCGCTCCGGTATCGCCAGTGGCACCTGTGGCTCCGGTCGCTCCGGTGTCGCCAGTTGCACCCGTGGCGCCGGTCGCTCCGGTGTCGCCAGTCGCACCCGTGGCGCCGGTCGCTCCGGTGTCGCCAGTTGCTCCGGTCGCACCAGTCGCTCCGGTATCACCAGTCGCACCCGTGGCGCCGGTCGCGCCGGTCGCTCCAGTATCACCCGTCGCGCCCGTTGAACCAGTTGCACCAGTCGAGCCTGTCGCTCCGGTCGAGCCAGTTGCACCAGTCGAGCCTGTCGCTCCGGTCGAACCTGTTGCTCCGGTCGAGCCGGTTGCGCCGGTCGAGCCCGTTGCGCCGGTCGAGCCCGTTGCGCCGGTCGAGCCCGTTGCGCCGGTCGAACCAGTTGCTCCGGTCGAGCCCGTTGCTCCAGTCGAGCCCGTGGCACCGGTCGAGCCAGTTGCACCAGTCGAGCCTGTCGCACCGGTCGAGCCGGTTGCGCCGGTCGAGCCAGTTGCTCCGGTCGAACCTGTTGCGCCGGTCGAACCGGTGGCGCCGGTCGAGCCTGTTGCACCCGTACCACCCGTGGCACCAGTAGAGCCGGTTGCACCGGTCGAGCCCGTAGCACCTGTGGCTCCGGTCGCGCCCGTCGCGCCGGTCGCACCTGTGGCTCCGGTCGCGCCTGTGGCTCCGGTTGCGCCAGTCGAGCCGGTCGCTCCGGTATCACCCGTTGCACCGGTCGAGCCAGTGGCACCAGTAGAGCCAGTGGCACCGGTAGAGCCGGTGGCACCAGTCGCACCGGTCGAGCCGGTCGCACCTGTTGCACCCGTAGAGCCTGTCGCACCAGTAGAGCCAGTCGCTCCCGTATCGCCGGTCGCTCCTGTGGCTCCGGTTGCGCCAGTCGAGCCGGTCGCTCCGGTATCACCCGTTGCACCGGTCGAGCCAGTGGCACCGGTAGAGCCGGTGGCACCAGTCGCACCGGTCGAGCCGGTCGCACCTGTTGCACCCGTAGAGCCTGTCGCACCAGTAGAGCCAGTCGCTCCCGTATCGCCGGTCGCGCCTGTGGTTCCGGTTGCGCCAGTCGAGCCGGTCGCTCCGGTATCACCCGTTGCACCGGTCGAGCCAGTGGCACCAGTAGAGCCAGTGGCACCGGTAGAGCCGGTGGCACCAGTCGCACCGGTCGCGCCTGTTGCACCCGTAGAGCCTGTCGCACCAGTAGAGCCAGTCGCTCCCGTATCGCCGGTCGCACCTGTGGCTCCGGTTGCACCAGTAGAACCTGTCGCACCGGTCGAGCCGGTTGCTCCGGTATCGCCAGTCGCACCCGTCGACCCGGTTGCACCTGTCGAGCCCGTGGCGCCAGTCGACCCGGTCGCACCAGTGGTGCCGGTTGCACCGGTATCGCCCGTGGCACCGGTTGAGCCAGTCGCTCCGGTTGAGCCGGTCGCTCCGGTAGAGCCGGTGGCACCAGTCGCACCGGTCGAGCCGGTCGCGCCGGTCGAGCCTGTTGCACCGGTCGAACCAGTTGCTCCAGTCGAACCCGTGGCGCCAGTGGAACCGGCGGCGCCGGTATCACCTGTCGCTCCGGTTGCGCCAGTCGCTCCCGTCGAGCCGCTTGCACCCGTAGAACCTGTGGCTCCCGTCGAGCCGCTTGCGCCAGTAGAGCCCGTCGCACCAGTCGCCCCAGTCGCACCTGTGGCGCCAGTCGGTCCCGTCGAACCACTCGCACCCGTAGAGCCTGTGGCGCCGGTCGAGCCGGTTGCACCAGTCGCGCCTGTGGCACCTGTCGCGCCAGTCGGTCCCGTCGAACCACTTGCACCCGTAGAACCTGTGGCTCCGGTCGAGCCGGTTGCACCAGTAGCGCCCGTGGCGCCGGTCGAGCCAGTCGCACCCGATGAGCCACTCGCGCCAGTAGAGCCTGTGGCTCCTGTCGCGCCCGTGGCGCCCGTTGCACCTGTGGCGCCGGTCGCGCCCGTGGGCCCCGCCGGGCCTGTCGCGCCTTGGCTCGTAACGGCTAGGTCACCGCCAATAAATGTGTCACCGTTTTTGCCGTTGTTGCCAACATCGGGGCCGAGCGTGAACGCAGTTCCGCCAGCGTTGTGTAGCAGCGTGCCATAGCTGTTAAATCCGCTGTCATATATTGCGTAGTCATGCAAAGTATCTGGGATCGAAATCGTTATAGAAAAATTTGGGGCAACAGTATTAGCCGAGGTTGGAAGAACGAAGCTGCCGACAACGGTGTTGGTTGTTGTATCTATTATGAAAAAAGTATTGATGCTCTTACTGCTTCCGGCTGCGACAGTACCCGTAAGCGTCAAATTGCCCCCTGCAAGGACCCCAGTGTAGGCCGCCACGCCAACCGATGTCATCGGCGGCAAGCCCGAGCCGGCCGTGTTTTCGGGCATCTCCCATGAGCCACCCAGCTTGGCCGCGCCAATCAGCGACCTCGATGCGCAGACGTCGGCGCCGACGGTCCGTTCGAGCGCCGCCACGAATGTCTCGCCGGCATTGCCGGACGCTGTCTCGCAGCTCCACAGTCGCAATTCGCCGTCAGCGGCAAGCGCCCTGCCGATTGCGGCAAGATCCTCAGCATCTTCCTTCAGTGTGGCGGCCGACCACTCTCCTGCCGTGAAGCTAACCCGGCCGGGGGCGCCATGCGCGATGACGTGGACAGCGTCGAGCCCCTCGTGCCCTGCGAGCGCGGCAGCGATCTGCCGCGCCGCCGGCTTGCGGCCGTCGAGCACGACAGCCCGGACTTCGGCCCTCAGATTGGCGAGAACCGTGTTGAGATCGGAGACTGAAGGATCGACAAAGAGAATTTCAGAGGCACGGGCCATGACTGGCTCCTGTTGGCTTTGAACTCAATCCAAGGGAAAACCGCGCGACGGCTAGGCCGGCGTGCGGTCGCGACAACGACAAGGAGGTTGGGCGGTCATCTTCCTGACGGGCCGACGGCGCCGTCGGGACGATCGACAGCGGGGCTCTCTACGCGCAGGAAGCTGCAGGCCTGGAAATTCCCGCCATCGTCAAACGTGCCAATCGCAAATGAGCCGGCTGCGGCCGGAACCTTGACGGTGACAGCGACGGCGAGGCTTCGCTTGGCGGCCTTGGGAAGAATGACCTGACCGACGATGGCGCTCTTGGCGGTGTCCAGGATAAAATAAGGCACATTTTCGGACGTGTCGCCGATGGGCAAGACGCCTCTAACGGCAACTTCCATGACAGCAAACCCTGCTATGTAGCTCATAGTACTCTCCCTGGTCAGCGACGAATGCGCCGCGGCGTTTTTCTGTCGTCACGCTCAATTTTCAGTCGCCGCCGATCGGCTGCGCCGGACGAGGTCGTCGGCGGGATCGAGCGGGCGGATGGTCTCTGTCGGGTTGGCGGCGTCGGGTTGGCGGCGTCGTGGCATCGAACGGCGCCGCATCGTGGGGCGGATCAGCGAAGCGTGGACGACCCCGCCGTGAGCCACCCGCAACTGCCATGAAGGGATGGTCGCCGATGTCCAAAGCATCGGTTGCAGCGTCTGGCCGATCGTTTCCAGCGCTTGTCTGCAAATGGATTTGCGCCGTCCGAAACGGGGTGCTGCACCACGGCACCGCCGGTCGGCAGGCGATATGATCCCACCCACTACGCAATCCCTCCAGGCTACGCCGAAGGCTCGGCGTCAGCTCGTCAGAAAACTCCGAGACTCGAAGCCCGTCGTCCTTCAAATGAATGACGTTCAACGACAAGTGATTTGCGACACTCGAGGTCGCCACCGCCGGGTCGGCATCGAGTCCGCAGACGCGGCCGATGGCGAAGCCGGTCTGGTTTGGTCCGGATTCAGGCTTATGGCCGGTTGCGTCCAGAGCGGCGGGGTCTGCCTCGCGCCATATTGGTGCTCACCGAACCGGATATCCGGGCGATCGGCCGCCTGATGGTCTTGCGGCCAGCCGAACCGAGGCTCGACACCCCTCCCGTGCGCACGTGGAAGACTCGACTCAACACCCACTCCCGTCAACGATGGCGCCGATGCCTTGGCGACAATTCTCAAGGGAATGGGAAGCCGTCCGCCTCCAAACCAAGGGGGACATGGTCGCGACATATAATTAGCGCGCCCGGTGGACGCGCCTTCCGATCCGCGAAACGTCCTTGATAACCCAGACCCTTCTAACTCAACTCCCTGAGAAAGAATTTCGCAGGCCGTCCAATCCGCGAGCGCCCCTTAAGCAACTACTAAATTAACTGAAAGCAGGTAGTGTCGCTGTAGCTATAGCAGCGGCTGGGTGAGAGAATCGTTATGAAAATCATACGCTTAATAAGCCTTCCTGCAACCGCGCCTGCTTCAGGCCGCAGTTGAAGGCCGCCATCTTCCATGCAAACCCATCGGCGATGGCGCTCCCAGACGACGCCGGACGGGTTGGCAATGTGCTAGCGGATGTGGGTGCCTCAACCTTGACGGCAGCCTGCAAATGGCGCCGAAATACACAAGCTAAACCGGTCAACGGGACGGAAGTGGTGGATGCCGGCGGTTGCAGTTCGGGCACGATGCTTTCACGGTAGCGGTTGCCGCCCGCTGGCGCGGGGCTGGCTGCTAACCATGATGGATAAGGTTAAACGCGGTTTCCAGAGGACGACCTGCATGATCCGTGAGAAAGAATGATCGGATCTTTGGGAAGTGCAGGCTGTTCCGGCGACCGGACCGGAAGAGGGTAGGGGCAGCGGGGGAAATGCATGAACGATCGAAGCCCGGCAAATCTGCATCGAAGCGGATCCGGCAAGGCGCGGCGGCACGCAAGCCGTCCCCGTCATCAACAGTCATATCGAGAGCCTAGAGATCACGAATGACGAACGGCAAACGGCTCTGCCTCAACATGATCGTCAAAAACGAGATGGCGAATCTTCAACGCTGTCTCGGAGCGGTTGTCGACCACATCGACTGCTGGGTCATCGGTGATACCGGCTCGACCGACGGGACCCAGGATTTTATCAAATCGTTCTTCGCTGCACGCAACTTGCCGGGCGAGCTGCACGAATTCCCATTCCACAATTTCGAGCAGGCGCGCAACGCAGCGCTCGATCACGCCTATGCCTCGCCACTCGCTTACGACTATCTGCTGTTTGACGACGCCGACATGGAACTGGTGGTCGAGGACGCGGGCTTCCGATCGCGGCTCGACGGCTCCGGCTACCGGCTGCTGCAGCGGGCGGATTCCGGCTTGGCCTATTGGAACACGCGTCTGGTCAGGCGCGACGCCGGCGCGCGCTACCACGGCGTGACCCACGAATATCTCGACGTGCCCGAGGGCGTGCAGGAACTACGCGGCGCCTGGTACAAGGACCACGCCAGCGGATCGAACCGGATCGACAAATTCGAACGTGATGCGAAACTTTTGCTCGAGGCGCTCGAGAAGGATCCGGAAAATCAACGCTACTGGTTTTATCTGGCGCAATCCTATCGCGACGCCGGGCGGACGGCGGAGGCCGCGGTGGCCTACGCCAAACGCGCCGCCATGGGCGGCTGGGACGAGGAGGCGTGGAATGCCCGCCTGCAAGGGGCTCGCTGCCTGCGCAAACTCGGCGACGAGCCTGGCTTCATTGAGCAGGCGCTTGCCGCTTTCAATCAACGACCGCAACGTGCCGAGCCGCTCTATGACCTGGCCCGGTTCTACCGCGACAAGGGGATGAACGACGCCAGCGTACTGTTTTCGGAAGCGGGACTGGCGATCAAGCGACCCGAGCAGGACATCCTGTTTATCGAGGATTACATCTATACAACGGGCCTGATGGAGGAGTTTGCGATCGCGGCAAACTACGCGCGCGATCCCGTGCGCAAGGACCGTGGTTTCGCGGCATGCAACTGGCTGGCGCTGAACCGGACAATCGACGACGGACCGAGGGAGCTGGCGTGGTCCAACCTGTTCTTCTATGTGCAGCCCGCCAAGACAATGATGCCGTCCTTCAGCGCACGCGAGGTTGGCTTCACGGCACCGGACGGCTATCGGCCTCTCAATCCTTCGGTGACGCGATTGGGCAAGCAGATAGTGCTCGCGCAAAGAGCCGTGAACTACACGATGACCGAAAACGGGCTCCAATATCAGACCAAGGACGGCGATGCGATTCGCACGCGGAACTTCCTGCTGCGATTGAGCAATGAACTTGATATCGAGTCGGCGACAGAAATCCTGCCGCCGGTAGACATGCCGGAACCCGTTTACAAAGGCGTGATCGGCTTCGAGGATCTGCGTCTATTTGCTTGCAACGGCGAATTGTGGGGCTCGGCATGTGTCCGCGAATTTACGCCGGAGGCATGGTGCGAGCAGGTGGTCGCGCGCATCGATGAGACCGGCCCCTGCCGGCTGGCTGACTGGCGCGTGCTCCGTCCGGCAGGATCGCGTGTGCACGAGAAGAACTGGATGCCGCAAGTCAAGCCAGCCACGGCGGGGGGGACGGCAGAGACGCTGCAGTTCATCTACCTCTGCGACCCCACCCGGATTGTGGACGAGCAGGGCTCGACTCTCAGCGAAACTTCTCCCGCGATTGCCGCCCAGAGTTTCAGGGGTGGAACCCAGCTGATCGCATTCGCCGGCGGATGGCTCGCCTTGATCCATGAAGTCCAGTGGCGGACCGCGGAGAAGCGGCGTTACTACCTGCACCGGTTCGTCTGGTTCAATGAAGCCAACGCCTTGCGAAAAGCAAGTCGTCCATTCTTCTTCGATAAAAAGGGCGTCGAGTTCGCTGCCGGGCTGGCGTGGCACCCCGACGAAAGGCGTTTGCTGATATCCTACAGCGTCACCGATAGTGAGTCTTGGATCGCCGCCGTCGACGAGGCGGAAGTGAGGTCGCTGCTGGAGGATGTGAATGGCCTGCCATCGGGTGTGGCTGATACAGCGTCGAGGCTGACGCCGGCCGGCGGGCATAGCAGTCCTCCAACGAAAGCAGCGATCAAGGCTGACCGCGCTGAAGACGGTGGGGCCATGGGTGATGCCAGCCAGACGGCGTCGGAAGGCAAGGACCTCGGCGCCAGCGGCATCAGGTCGACAGGCGAAATCTTTCATGAGCTAGCGCCGTTTCTACGCGACGTCGATTCACCGCTGCAACGACGGGAAGGATCGCGCCGGTTCGACGCGCGGATTTCTCGCTTCCTTGGCAGCGACGACACCGCGCTTCCGCAGATCAACTGCTTCTACCAGGTGATGTCCGACAAGGCCGAGCATCGTACCTTGATTGCCGCCACCACGTCGATGCGGGTAGCGGGCCATCCGGTGCGGGTGTGGAGCTACGCACCGGAGAAGCTCGAATTCCTCGTCCCGCACGGGATCGAAATCCGCAATGCCGACGACGTCATGCCGCGGGCCTTGTTCGAGCGGATCGTCGCCGGCTCCGAGATCAGGTATTTCAGCGATATCTTCCGCTACGCCCTGCTCTACGAGCATGGCGGGCTATGGATGGATTCAGACGTCATCCTGCTGCGGCCGTTCCCGTTTCGCGGCGATCATTTCTTCAATCTGCAATGGCGCGGATCGCACAAAGGTCATTTTGTCTGCGGCAACGTCATCTATGCCAAGCCCTACAGCCGCCACCTCAGGGCGCTGTACGAGATGGCGATCTCGCGCTTCCATGACACCAGCGGCAAGGAATTCGGAGACATCGGCCCCAAGCTTCTGTCCGACTACATTGCCTCCGATGCGGGAGCCGCGCTGCGGGAATGGGTGTTCGGCCCGATGTTCTTCAACACCATCGATTGGAATGAGATCGACCGGTTCGAGAAGCCGATAGCGGAATTGGCCGACTATCTGAACGATGAGCGGGTGTTCGGCATCCACCTGTGGACGGCGCGCAACGAGGCCCGGCCGGGCGGCGAAGGGGCGCCGCTGATTTCGCTGCTGATCAGCCCGCTTGACAGCCTCCCAAGCTTCACAAGCCTTGCCGATCGCTTCAACACTGACAAGAACCGGCACACCGGTAACCGTCACTGCTATGCGAGGATCTACGATCGCCTGCTGTCGCCCCGGCGCTTGTCCATGCAGCGGCTGATGGAGATCGGCCTGTGCCGTGGTTTGGCGGAGGGCAACCAGACCGAGACCCCATCCGTGTCGCTTTGGCAAAGCTATTTTCCGTTCTGCCAGGTGATCGGTGTCGACCTGACGGATTTTTCGCAGCTCAACAATGAACGGTTCAAGTCGTTTGTCGGTGACCAATCCAAGCTGGACGATCTGCGCGGCGTCGCTGCAAAGCTAGAACTGGGATCGCTCGACGTGATCATCGACGACGGCAGCCACGCCTCGTTCGACGAGCAGTTGACGCTCCGCGAGTTCTTCCCGTTGCTTGCTGAAGGCGGCTGGTATTTTCTCGAAGACCTCGACTGGCAGCCGCCCGGCGAGGATCTCGGCAAGATCACGCTGACCAAGACCCTGCTGCGCGAAATCAAGGACCACGGCACGGCCCGCTCGGTCGATCCGTTGGGTGTGAGCGCGCTTGCCGATCAGTTCGCCGAGATCCTGTTCTTCGACAGCCATTATGAGTTGAACCGGGCGAAGCTACTGGGTGGCCTGGTGGCTATTCGCAAGGGCGCGTCGGGCATGTCCGCTAGGCCAAGTCTTGCCCCCAGCCCGCAAGCGAGCAGAGCACAGTGAAAGTCGCCGTCTACACCATCGCCTTGAACGAAGCCGCAAACGCCGAGCGCTGGGCCAATTCTGCCGTCGATGCCGACTATCGCATTGTGGCCGACACCGGCAGCACCGACGACACGGTGGAGCGGCTGACCGCTGCAGGCGTTACCGTGCACAGGATAGCGATCCGCCCATGGCGTTTCGACGACGCCCGTAACGCCGCCATGGCACTGATCCCGCCCGACGTCGATGTGTGCTGTACAATGGACATGGACCGGTATCTTGAGCCCGGCTGGCGGGCAAAGCTTGAGGCTGCCTGGACGCCTGAGACGACAGCCCTTTATTGCCAGACCGTCTATAGATCGAGTGTCGATGACCCGACGCCGCTGCGAAACTGGCCAGCAAAAAACTTTCATCATCGCTGGGGATATCGCTTCAGGCGGCCAGTCCACGAAGCCCTGGTCTTTGCTGGAGAAACGGAAGTCGCCGCGAACAGCAGCGACATCGTCATGTTCGAGGTACAGGATCTCGCCAAGCCAACGAGGAGCAGCTACCTGCCGCTGATGGAGGTGGCACACAAGGAAGACCCCGACGACGCGCAGATTTGTTTCTGGCTAGGGCGGGACTTGATGTGGGCCAACCAGCAAAAGCGGGCCGTTCCACTGCTTGAGCGCTACCTTGCGTTGCCGACAAGCAAGTGGGCGGAAGAACGCTCCGAGGCAATGCGTTACATCGCGCGCATGCTGCCTGAGCAGAGATTAACTTGGCTGGACAAGGCCCGGATGGAAGCGCCGCACCGGCGCGAGATTTGGCTCGATCTGGCCGAGGAATTCCACGGCAAGGCCGACTGGTTGAACCTGTTCTGGGCCTGCACCAATGGGATCGAGAAGACGCACCGCACCGGAAGCTATCTGGACGACGCGAACTGCTGGGGCTTTCGATTGTATGATCTCGGTGCGATCGCGGCGTGGCGCCTCGACGTAATGAACCGCGCGGTGCAATGGGGGCAGAAGGCACTCGAACTCGATCCGAGCAACCAGCGGCTAAAAGACAATCTCGCCTTCTTTATCAAAAAAAGTGAGGAACTTAACGGAAAGACTGCAGGCGACCTTCCAATCCGTGAAATTCGACCCAATGGTGTTGTTGTAAAAAATAAAATACGTAACAAGAATATAAAATTCTTAGTTACGAATCCGCACGATGAAATCATGAAATTTCATGATAATGGGTCTTTTTACGAAGAAGAAGAGTTGGAACTGATTTCAAGGCACTGCAATACCGGATATGTATTTTTTGATATCGGAGCAAACGTCGGAAATCACACGATTTTCTTTTCAAAATTTCTTGACGCAAAATTGGTTATACCAATAGAGCCGAATCAGAAGGCCATATCTATATTAAAGGAGAACATACTTCTTAACGAGTGCGGCAATGTAGATACGAAATATCTTGGTATCGCCCTGAGTGACAGGAAATCGCGCCTGCGGCAGTCGACACCGCAGCAGAACAACATGGGACACACCTGCTATTGGGAAGATGCGTCAGGGGAAATTTCT contains these protein-coding regions:
- a CDS encoding Hypothetical glycine-rich protein, with protein sequence MTTDLLNVLKTISGSGNNQNKPSGASTDLTSDQTKPGAGYASNEHTVKTSLKDLLKPHE
- a CDS encoding Sialidase — translated: MILERPARPAPRVRLVIPERLVRPEQLATPERPAPRVRLATPERPAPRVQLATPERPEPQVPLAIPERLVRPEQLATPERPEPRVQLVIPERLVRSAQPEPRVQLVIPERLVRPGQLATPEQLAIPAQPEPRVPLVIPERLVRPEQLAIPARPEQLVPPVIPERLVRPGQLATPAQPEPRVPPAIPERLVRPEQLATPARPEPRVQLAIPARPEPRVPLAIPERLVRPEQLAIPARPEPRVQLATPARPEPRVQLGIPERRVRPEQLATPARPEPRVQLAIPARPAPRVPLVIPERLVRPVPLATPEQPALPAQQARLVPQVRLGQRVRLVQQARKVRQARPEEPVRVVVLVVMAITALAMEIRMRLAIPGTITMPKTALVTKPTSRPARSGSRTRRISCSPARLTAAVIPASMRRSANWSALRRLR
- a CDS encoding FO synthase subunit 2, whose protein sequence is MRDDVDSVEPLVPCERGSDLPRRRLAAVEHDSPDFGPQIGENRVEIGD